From Zavarzinella sp., one genomic window encodes:
- a CDS encoding zincin-like metallopeptidase domain-containing protein, with the protein MHTAKKDHYQLITSRIVEQLETGVRPWHQPWNAKHAAGSITRPLRFNGQKYHGINVVVLWLSGLEGGFSCPIWMTFQQAKELGAFVKKGQKGTTVVYANQIEKSETDPETGEETTQRIPFLKSYTVFNVDQIEGLPAHYYAREKQETNDQDRLNHVEEFFRQTQATVQHGGERAFYHPRADYIQLPEYATFDNRERYYSTFAHEAVHWTGHERRLNRQLDKNRFGDAAYSIEELIAELGAAFLCADLQITPEVMPEHASYLQSWLRVLKDDTRAIFTAAAQAEKAVDFLHQLQPSAE; encoded by the coding sequence ATGCACACTGCAAAGAAGGATCATTACCAACTGATTACCAGCCGGATCGTCGAACAACTGGAAACCGGTGTTCGACCCTGGCACCAACCATGGAACGCGAAGCATGCAGCGGGTTCCATCACTCGCCCATTACGGTTTAACGGTCAGAAATACCACGGCATTAATGTGGTCGTACTCTGGCTTTCCGGCCTGGAAGGTGGGTTTTCCTGCCCGATCTGGATGACTTTTCAGCAGGCGAAGGAACTCGGAGCCTTTGTCAAGAAAGGCCAGAAAGGCACCACGGTGGTATATGCGAACCAGATTGAAAAGAGTGAAACCGACCCCGAAACCGGAGAGGAAACCACGCAAAGAATCCCTTTCCTGAAGTCGTACACGGTCTTTAATGTGGACCAGATTGAAGGCCTGCCCGCCCACTACTACGCCCGCGAGAAGCAGGAAACCAACGACCAGGACCGACTGAACCACGTGGAGGAGTTTTTCCGCCAGACCCAGGCCACGGTGCAGCACGGTGGCGAGCGGGCTTTCTATCACCCTCGAGCAGATTACATTCAGTTGCCGGAATATGCCACGTTTGACAACCGGGAGCGATATTACAGCACCTTCGCCCATGAAGCCGTGCACTGGACCGGACACGAACGCCGGTTAAATCGCCAGTTGGACAAGAACCGTTTTGGCGATGCAGCGTACAGTATCGAAGAGCTCATTGCGGAACTGGGTGCCGCTTTCCTCTGTGCCGACCTGCAGATTACCCCTGAAGTGATGCCGGAACATGCCAGCTATCTGCAATCCTGGCTTCGCGTACTGAAGGACGATACCCGAGCCATTTTCACGGCAGCCGCCCAAGCAGAAAAAGCCGTTGATTTTCTGCACCAGTTGCAGCCAAGTGCGGAATAA
- a CDS encoding AAA family ATPase, producing the protein MTAKPASQMHRLPSGFLDCQRAGKHVDMLTRLFFQQQFYLQTTQQANKLASLPRGILVTVLAIPLATVFFCLLEGQFLGKLPVMIIAIANSKGGVGKSTLAVHLAAWLHTQGHKVILADCDTQQSSSVWIKEAAPEVTTIRLQDPEDILQELPQLRNEADFVIADGPGSNTETSRALLLRADLALVPCKASMLEVRALAKATEVLRTSQDIRHGRPEAIIILSMVGKNYRLTKDMQDAARP; encoded by the coding sequence TTGACAGCAAAACCTGCCAGCCAAATGCACCGCCTGCCATCTGGCTTTCTGGATTGCCAACGTGCTGGCAAGCATGTTGACATGCTGACAAGATTGTTTTTCCAACAACAATTCTACTTGCAAACAACCCAACAAGCCAACAAACTGGCCAGCTTGCCCCGTGGCATTCTGGTCACAGTGCTGGCCATTCCGCTGGCAACGGTGTTTTTCTGCTTGCTGGAAGGACAGTTTCTCGGCAAGCTGCCAGTCATGATTATTGCCATTGCCAATTCAAAAGGTGGGGTAGGGAAAAGCACGCTGGCAGTGCATCTTGCCGCCTGGCTACACACCCAGGGACACAAGGTCATTCTGGCTGACTGCGATACCCAGCAGTCATCTTCGGTCTGGATCAAAGAGGCAGCACCCGAAGTAACCACCATTCGGTTGCAGGATCCGGAAGATATTTTGCAGGAATTACCGCAACTTCGCAATGAAGCCGATTTTGTCATCGCGGATGGGCCGGGAAGCAACACGGAAACCAGTCGGGCATTATTATTACGGGCCGATCTGGCACTCGTACCGTGCAAAGCATCCATGCTCGAAGTGCGGGCACTCGCCAAAGCCACGGAAGTATTACGCACCAGTCAGGATATCCGCCACGGACGACCAGAAGCGATCATTATTCTCAGCATGGTGGGGAAAAATTATCGGCTCACCAAAGATATGCAGGATGCTGCCAGGCCTTAA
- a CDS encoding AAA family ATPase — MAGGTDQDEATRQGWMDNFIKTCIEKGLHAIAITDHHDFCFVEYAQKSIEKLPLGTAKPWLFPGIEITCNDAVQCIMLFDSTTGWDDWLRVYGGHLNSITRPDRNAPTAPQAMHCGKDIAPFIEGIAKDAYLSKCTLILPHASNHGAHKSMMRHGFSKRFQELPFDGVYSDKAFSQLDESTKRKIWGLDPNWGFRRKGILPTGDNRSAGYEKLGAHTCWVRLGEPTTESLRQALLADEARITYENPSLPSQRVLELRVNSTLCGESFELVINDGFTALIGGRGSGKSAILEYLRFGLGRSAIDTETDDEAEREREKSLIEQTLAHGYVEVILDRDGVIETWKRTYDEREYIFVTVKGVDPERITIATAQERFRARAFYQKQLSTLVRGKNAVDQITGIAAAEFLDARRQIEQDLGAAKREIKTALQETIKYWIAESEYNAAKNSVADLRRRLAAIIKRLEESGLTPANQAILEKAPSYKSTTALFSELGELVEYDLSSIQTLETEFQSLDTSQWIDVAQFDEAQAMKMFVDQTRGDVTKKIAEIKAFLATIEAKRKELSGAFKVKADAFETQHSSAIQQQASLQTLIAESQKLNAELQQAEARERKAESALKLMERNLEKLVKSRHQLHDVLVAKAAILKQAADKVAAMPDNFLRAKAVRENQPREFIAAVQQICENQRIRDLEDKCLSLIENILKSDEEYGWSQICDKMLDVYKHKMLSGENMEPGEHIITIIKESFAFSGSELTPSQLAGIYAKIDDAKISNMLTSTPEDYIMFEYNDRGSFIPFKQASEGQQAAALLNLLLRQEAGTLIIDQPEDDLDNKVIMSIVKLLQTTKRTRQIFLATHNPNFVVNGDADKVVALISGGDPDVTGVQTSNSRIEIEIDGAIETPEVRRIITEVMEGGKKAFELRSRKYDFKLV, encoded by the coding sequence ATGGCTGGAGGTACCGACCAAGATGAGGCTACCAGACAGGGTTGGATGGATAACTTTATTAAGACCTGTATAGAAAAGGGCCTGCATGCTATTGCAATTACTGACCACCACGATTTCTGCTTTGTCGAATATGCCCAGAAATCTATTGAGAAACTTCCACTGGGCACTGCAAAGCCTTGGTTATTCCCTGGAATCGAGATAACATGCAACGATGCAGTACAGTGTATTATGTTATTTGATTCGACGACAGGGTGGGATGATTGGCTGAGAGTCTATGGAGGCCATCTAAATTCAATAACAAGACCGGATAGAAATGCCCCAACAGCTCCCCAAGCTATGCATTGCGGCAAAGATATTGCACCATTTATTGAAGGCATTGCAAAAGATGCATACCTAAGTAAATGCACCTTGATTTTACCACACGCAAGCAATCATGGTGCTCACAAGAGTATGATGAGGCATGGATTCAGCAAACGATTTCAAGAACTACCATTTGATGGTGTGTATTCTGATAAAGCGTTCAGTCAGCTGGACGAGTCAACAAAAAGAAAAATTTGGGGACTGGACCCTAACTGGGGCTTTAGAAGAAAAGGAATTTTGCCTACTGGCGATAATCGCTCTGCTGGTTATGAAAAACTAGGTGCCCACACATGCTGGGTAAGATTGGGCGAACCTACCACCGAATCTCTTAGACAGGCATTGCTGGCTGATGAAGCCCGTATTACCTACGAAAATCCATCATTGCCATCGCAGCGAGTACTAGAACTTCGAGTTAATTCCACCTTATGTGGTGAAAGCTTTGAGCTGGTAATTAACGATGGTTTTACAGCTCTCATTGGCGGAAGGGGATCAGGAAAGTCTGCTATTTTAGAGTATCTTCGATTTGGATTGGGGCGCAGTGCAATCGATACCGAAACTGACGATGAGGCAGAACGCGAAAGGGAAAAGAGTCTAATTGAGCAGACACTTGCTCATGGATATGTCGAGGTAATACTCGACCGCGATGGTGTCATCGAAACGTGGAAAAGAACCTATGATGAGCGGGAATACATTTTCGTTACCGTCAAAGGGGTAGATCCGGAGCGCATAACGATAGCTACAGCTCAAGAGCGTTTCAGAGCGCGTGCTTTCTATCAAAAACAGCTATCAACCCTAGTCCGCGGAAAAAATGCGGTCGATCAAATTACCGGAATTGCCGCTGCTGAATTCTTGGATGCAAGAAGACAAATAGAGCAGGACTTAGGTGCTGCAAAACGTGAGATAAAAACAGCCCTACAGGAAACCATTAAGTATTGGATTGCCGAATCAGAGTATAATGCGGCAAAAAACAGCGTGGCTGATTTGCGTCGCCGATTGGCTGCCATTATAAAACGGTTGGAAGAGTCCGGTCTAACACCAGCTAATCAGGCAATTCTAGAGAAAGCACCCAGTTATAAAAGCACTACGGCACTGTTCTCCGAATTGGGTGAATTAGTTGAATATGATCTTTCAAGTATTCAAACACTGGAAACTGAATTCCAATCCCTAGATACTTCTCAATGGATTGATGTAGCTCAGTTTGATGAAGCGCAAGCAATGAAAATGTTTGTCGATCAAACTAGGGGCGATGTCACAAAGAAAATTGCGGAAATAAAGGCTTTTCTTGCTACGATTGAAGCCAAACGAAAAGAGCTATCCGGAGCATTTAAGGTAAAAGCTGATGCCTTTGAAACGCAACATAGTTCAGCGATTCAACAGCAAGCAAGCCTGCAAACTTTAATTGCCGAATCTCAGAAATTGAATGCCGAATTACAGCAGGCTGAGGCTAGAGAACGCAAAGCAGAGTCCGCGTTAAAACTGATGGAGAGAAACCTAGAAAAGCTAGTTAAATCACGACATCAGCTACATGATGTTCTGGTAGCAAAAGCTGCTATTCTTAAGCAGGCTGCTGACAAAGTAGCGGCAATGCCTGATAATTTCTTGAGGGCTAAGGCTGTACGGGAAAACCAGCCGCGCGAATTTATTGCTGCCGTACAGCAGATTTGCGAAAATCAGCGAATCAGAGATTTAGAGGATAAATGCCTTTCCCTTATTGAAAACATTTTGAAGTCTGATGAAGAATATGGCTGGAGCCAAATCTGCGACAAAATGCTCGATGTGTATAAGCATAAAATGCTAAGCGGCGAGAATATGGAGCCGGGTGAACATATCATCACAATTATCAAGGAATCTTTTGCTTTCTCAGGATCTGAACTGACACCCTCGCAGTTAGCAGGAATTTATGCAAAAATTGATGATGCAAAAATATCTAATATGCTCACTTCTACACCTGAAGACTATATCATGTTTGAGTATAATGATCGCGGAAGCTTTATCCCATTTAAGCAGGCGTCTGAAGGTCAGCAAGCTGCTGCATTGCTAAACCTTCTTTTAAGACAGGAGGCTGGGACTCTTATTATCGATCAGCCTGAAGACGATTTAGATAACAAAGTTATTATGAGCATTGTCAAACTCCTTCAAACCACAAAGAGGACACGCCAAATTTTCTTAGCAACACATAATCCTAACTTTGTTGTAAACGGCGATGCTGACAAGGTTGTAGCCTTGATTTCGGGAGGTGATCCTGACGTAACGGGAGTTCAGACTTCTAACTCTCGAATCGAGATAGAAATCGATGGAGCGATAGAAACGCCAGAAGTTAGAAGAATCATTACTGAAGTAATGGAAGGTGGTAAGAAAGCATTTGAATTAAGAAGCAGGAAGTATGACTTTAAACTTGTTTAA